The Streptomyces sp. Alt3 genome has a segment encoding these proteins:
- a CDS encoding carbohydrate ABC transporter permease — translation MSAVAPPVTEQPSGGASAAHQAAQKRRRRRNLLVGWSFILPNFVGFAALTLVPVIGALAISFTDWDSYSTPKWAGLDNFQRLWNDSNFWAALQNTLYYAAGHIPLTLVVSLGLAVLLNQKLRGVHVLRTAFFFPYITSLVAVAVVWNMLLSPESGPVNQFLTFLGIDDPPGWTSSQDWAMPALIITSVWRDMGYYMVLFLAGLQTVPAELYEAARMDGAGAWQRFWHVTLPGLRPTTFFVTVMITVSSFKVFDLVQVMTEGGPGRSTLVLSQLIFREGITQGRFGYASAVSLMLFLICLVITVIQFRMQRRSER, via the coding sequence GTGAGTGCCGTCGCACCCCCCGTCACCGAGCAGCCGTCCGGCGGCGCTTCCGCGGCCCACCAGGCCGCCCAGAAGCGTCGGCGGCGCCGCAACCTTCTGGTCGGCTGGTCGTTCATCCTGCCGAACTTCGTCGGGTTCGCCGCCCTCACCCTCGTCCCGGTGATCGGCGCGCTCGCGATCTCCTTCACCGACTGGGACTCCTACTCCACCCCGAAGTGGGCCGGCCTGGACAACTTCCAGCGGCTGTGGAACGACTCCAACTTCTGGGCCGCGCTGCAGAACACCCTCTACTACGCGGCGGGACACATCCCGCTCACCCTCGTGGTCTCGCTCGGCCTTGCCGTGCTGCTCAATCAGAAGCTGCGCGGCGTGCACGTCCTGCGGACCGCGTTCTTCTTCCCGTACATCACCTCGCTCGTCGCCGTCGCCGTCGTGTGGAACATGCTGCTGAGCCCCGAGTCGGGACCGGTCAACCAGTTCCTCACCTTCCTCGGCATCGACGACCCGCCGGGCTGGACCAGCTCCCAGGACTGGGCGATGCCCGCCCTGATCATCACGAGCGTGTGGCGGGACATGGGCTACTACATGGTGCTGTTCCTGGCCGGACTGCAGACCGTCCCGGCCGAGCTGTACGAGGCGGCCCGCATGGACGGCGCGGGTGCGTGGCAGCGGTTCTGGCACGTCACCCTGCCGGGACTCCGGCCCACGACCTTCTTCGTCACCGTCATGATCACGGTCTCCAGCTTCAAGGTCTTCGACCTCGTGCAGGTCATGACCGAGGGCGGGCCGGGCCGCTCGACCCTCGTACTCTCCCAGCTGATCTTCCGTGAGGGCATCACGCAGGGCCGCTTCGGCTACGCCTCGGCGGTCTCCCTCATGCTCTTCCTGATCTGCCTGGTGATCACGGTGATCCAGTTCCGGATG
- a CDS encoding ABC transporter substrate-binding protein, which translates to MKLTKNLARIAPLIVAATLTTTACDASGTDSTSSSQGGTVVKIALWNYKTTPEFKALIEGFEAENPGIDVQPVDILADNYPEKVTTMLAGGDTTDVLTMKNVTDYARYATRDQLLPLTDEAAGLDKASYSGLDDYDLDGKYYALPYRSDFWVLFYNKDMVGKEDLSELTWDDYAKLAKKFTKGSGSDKVYGTYLHTWRSVVQAISSAQTGGDQLGGDYAFFKDQYEMALGLQKAKATLPFATASSNQITYDSQLTTGKAAMVPMGSWWAAALLAEKAQGKNDINWGMAPMPQAQNDGKNVTFGSPTAFAVNKKARNADAAKKFVTWASGPKGAAAVAKIGVTPAYTSDKILDTFFSVDGMPADALSRRTMQPTTVQLEMPVSDKTSDIDQILKEEHEMIMSGEKSVDEGVKEMDKRVKDEVQ; encoded by the coding sequence ATGAAGTTGACGAAGAACCTCGCACGTATCGCGCCGCTGATCGTCGCCGCGACCCTCACCACCACCGCCTGCGACGCCAGCGGCACGGACAGCACCTCGTCGTCCCAGGGCGGGACCGTCGTGAAGATCGCGCTGTGGAACTACAAGACCACACCGGAGTTCAAGGCCCTGATCGAGGGCTTCGAGGCCGAGAACCCCGGCATCGACGTCCAGCCGGTCGACATCCTCGCCGACAACTACCCGGAGAAGGTCACCACCATGCTCGCGGGCGGTGACACCACCGACGTCCTGACCATGAAGAACGTCACCGACTACGCCCGCTATGCCACCCGTGACCAGCTCCTGCCGCTGACCGACGAGGCGGCCGGGCTGGACAAGGCGTCGTACTCCGGTCTCGACGACTACGACCTCGACGGCAAGTACTACGCGCTGCCGTACCGCTCGGACTTCTGGGTCCTCTTCTACAACAAGGACATGGTCGGCAAGGAGGACCTGTCCGAGCTGACCTGGGACGACTACGCGAAGCTGGCGAAGAAGTTCACCAAGGGCTCGGGGTCCGACAAGGTCTACGGTACCTACCTGCACACCTGGCGCTCCGTCGTCCAGGCGATCTCCTCCGCGCAGACGGGCGGCGACCAGCTCGGCGGCGATTACGCGTTCTTCAAGGACCAGTACGAGATGGCCCTCGGCCTGCAGAAGGCGAAGGCGACCCTGCCGTTCGCCACGGCCTCCAGCAACCAGATCACCTACGACTCGCAGCTGACCACCGGCAAGGCCGCCATGGTCCCGATGGGCTCGTGGTGGGCGGCCGCCCTGCTCGCCGAGAAGGCGCAGGGCAAGAACGACATCAACTGGGGCATGGCGCCGATGCCGCAGGCCCAGAACGACGGCAAGAACGTCACCTTCGGCTCGCCGACCGCGTTCGCCGTCAACAAGAAGGCCCGCAACGCGGACGCCGCCAAGAAGTTCGTCACCTGGGCCTCGGGTCCGAAGGGCGCCGCCGCCGTCGCCAAGATCGGCGTCACGCCCGCGTACACCAGCGACAAGATCCTCGACACCTTCTTCTCCGTCGACGGCATGCCGGCGGACGCACTCTCCCGCAGGACGATGCAGCCGACCACGGTGCAACTGGAGATGCCGGTCAGCGACAAGACCTCCGACATCGACCAGATCCTCAAGGAGGAGCACGAGATGATCATGAGCGGTGAGAAGTCCGTCGACGAGGGCGTCAAGGAGATGGACAAGCGTGTGAAGGACGAAGTCCAGTGA